The following proteins are co-located in the Paralichthys olivaceus isolate ysfri-2021 chromosome 10, ASM2471397v2, whole genome shotgun sequence genome:
- the LOC109631316 gene encoding frizzled-7-A-like: protein MAAARSTTGSVSLRIMWLLCGLCFSPTEAQHYNSESGISIPEHGFCQPISIPLCTDIAYNQTIMPNLLGHTNQEDAGLEVHQFYPLVKVQCSADLKFFLCSMYAPVCTVLEQAIPPCRSLCERARQGCEALMNKFGFQWPERLRCEAFPVHGAGEICVGQNTSEPSSPSSSSSPYALDPVTLPPNMGRPNPRTPQHNQYHQFSCPLQLEVPTYLGYRFMGVKDCGAPCEPNKPTGIMYFREDEVKFGRLWVGIWSILCCVSTLFTVLTYLVDMRRFRYPERPIIFLSGCYFMVAVAYAAGFFLEDKVVCVDKFKDEGYRTVAQGTKKEGCTILFMVLYFFGMASSIWWVILSLTWFLSAGMKWGHEAIEANSQYFHLAAWAVPAIKTITILAMGQVDGDVLTGVCFVGIFNVDALRGFVLAPLFVYLFIGTSFLLAGFVSLFRIRTIMKHDGTKTEKLEKLMVRIGVFSVLYTVPATIVIACYFYEQAFREHWERTWHMQTCKRFAVPCPVHNFAPMTPDFTVFMIKYLMTMIVGITSGFWVWSGKTLQSWRRFYKRLSNGSHGETTV from the coding sequence ATGGCGGCGGCCAGGTCCACCACTGGCTCCGTTTCGCTGCGGATCATGTGGCTGCTGTGCGGGCTGTGCTTCTCACCCACTGAGGCTCAACACTACAACAGCGAGAGTGGCATATCCATCCCGGAGCACGGGTTCTGTCAGCCCATCTCCATCCCGCTGTGCACCGACATCGCCTACAACCAGACCATCATGCCGAACCTCCTGGGCCACACGAACCAGGAGGACGCCGGGCTGGAGGTGCACCAGTTCTACCCGCTGGTGAAGGTCCAGTGCTCCGCGGATCTCAAGTTCTTCCTCTGCTCCATGTACGCGCCCGTATGCACCGTGTTGGAGCAGGCCATCCCCCCATGTCGGTCCCTGTGCGAGCGTGCACGGCAGGGGTGTGAAGCCCTGATGAACAAATTCGGCTTCCAGTGGCCGGAGCGGCTCCGCTGCGAGGCTTTCCCCGTCCACGGAGCCGGAGAGATCTGCGTGGGGCAGAACACATCCGAACCCAGCAGCCCGTCCTCGTCGTCCTCTCCCTATGCGCTCGATCCAGTGACCCTCCCCCCAAATATGGGCCGACCGAACCCACGCACGCCCCAGCACAACCAGTACCACCAGTTCTCCTGCCCCCTGCAGCTGGAGGTACCGACCTATCTGGGTTACCGCTTCATGGGGGTCAAAGACTGCGGGGCCCCTTGTGAGCCCAATAAACCCACCGGGATCATGTACTTCCGAGAGGACGAGGTGAAGTTCGGCCGACTGTGGGTCGGTATCTGGTCCATCCTGTGCTGCGTGAGCACCCTCTTCACGGTGCTCACTTATTTAGTGGACATGCGGCGGTTCCGATACCCCGAGCGGCCCATCATCTTCCTGTCCGGCTGCTACTTCATGGTGGCGGTGGCCTACGCTGCTGGGTTCTTCCTGGAGGATAAAGTAGTCTGTGTGGATAAATTCAAGGATGAAGGCTACAGGACCGTGGCCCAGGGGACCAAGAAGGAGGGCTGCACCATCCTCTTCATGGTGCTGTACTTTTTTGGAATGGCCAGCTCCATCTGGTGGGTGATTTTGTCCTTGACGTGGTTCCTTTCCGCTGGGATGAAGTGGGGCCATGAGGCAATAGAAGCCAACTCTCAGTATTTCCACCTGGCCGCTTGGGCGGTTCCGGCCATCAAGACCATCACCATCCTCGCCATGGGTCAGGTGGACGGCGATGTCCTGACCGGGGTGTGCTTCGTCGGGATCTTCAACGTGGACGCCCTCCGCGGCTTCGTCCTGGCCCCGCTGTTCGTCTACCTGTTCATCGGCACGTCCTTCCTCCTGGCTGGCTTCGTGTCCCTGTTCCGCATCCGCACGATCATGAAGCACGACGGCACCAAGACGGAGAAGCTGGAGAAGCTGATGGTGCGGATCGGGGTGTTCAGCGTGCTCTACACGGTACCGGCCACCATCGTGATCGCCTGTTACTTCTACGAGCAGGCCTTCAGGGAGCACTGGGAGCGGACCTGGCACATGCAGACCTGCAAGCGCTTCGCCGTGCCCTGCCCGGTCCACAACTTCGCCCCCATGACCCCGGACTTCACCGTGTTCATGATCAAATACCTGATGACCATGATAGTCGGGATCACCTCGGGGTTCTGGGTCTGGTCTGGAAAGACACTCCAGTCCTGGCGGAGGTTCTACAAGCGCCTGAGCAACGGGAGCCACGGGGAGACAACGGTGTAG